A part of Liolophura sinensis isolate JHLJ2023 chromosome 1, CUHK_Ljap_v2, whole genome shotgun sequence genomic DNA contains:
- the LOC135473559 gene encoding meiosis-specific with OB domain-containing protein-like isoform X1, whose translation MSWHGNFDDFDQFQSTSTTAQHGKQHFHPSATCYGNATNDYMAVQDLVPGTANVIVIGLVISKEEPREVICKSAVSNGSRRFALSFVIRDSVTSYIAGTCWGSENYIKELTKNFHIYDVVEVYNPQIQTKLEGTDKFRPWTPSPYHLNMSEHHSIVKLYQDWDSSNYTSLQHVPIRPDNDYYPLSDIVVNGQAISGEHVNILAAVKSVGQAKDIVTKKGRQTKRCEVNLFDKTCSSFTLILWNEEVVNQAILWNPGEYVISAVDVRVYYDDFRCSMVATADSKTIFIVNPDTKEAHTLYMFAQSQPVGNELRDQIESFGLKDPEIFQVKDVLSVSTAKLIDKEVSSGCPYYCILYAYISQFDIDQECGGSLRYRCPKCKQSLEDSQQVCLNPPCIESSTSGQFLAHVQYDIAVTLSDHSGSLPNCRLNNNAAEEMIGLQVFQYFNIAKCVCPTVQKYPGHVHSKHLSCLLHGFKMVHSPAVRGEVCSNQQMVVDFLRARFPPTIMLAAVM comes from the exons ATGAGCTGGCATGGAAACTTTGACGACTTTGATCAGTTCCAGTCAACGTCAACAACCGCACAACATGGGAAGCAACATTTCCATCCATCCGCTACATGTTACGGGAATGCAACCAATGACTACATGGCAGTACAAGATCTAGTTCCAGGGACTGCAAATGTT ATTGTGATTGGCCTGGTGATTTCCAAGGAGGAACCTAGAGAAGTCATTTGCAAATCAG CAGTCAGTAATGGCTCAAGGAGATTTGCCTTAAGCTTTGTAATAAGGGATTCAGTCACCTCTTACATTGCTGGAACGTGTTGGGGATCTGAGAACTATATTAAGGAGCTCACAAAAAACTTTCATATCTATGATGTtg TTGAAGTTTATAATCctcaaatacaaacaaaacttGAAGGAACTGATAAGTTTAGGCCATGGACACCAAG TCCATACCATCTTAACATGAGTGAGCACCACTCCATTGTGAAGTTGTATCAGGACTGGGATTCCTCCAACTACACCAGTCTCCAGCATGTACCCATTCGCCCAGATAATGATTATTACCCGCTAAGTGACATTGTGGTCAATGGGCAGGCCATCAGTGGAGAACATGTTAATATTCTGGCTGCAGTGAAAAGT GTTGGGCAAGCAAAAGATATCGTCACTAAAAAGGGAAGACAAACTAAAAGATGTGAAGTCAACTTGTTTGATAAGACATGTTCTTCATTTACCTTGATTtt ATGGAATGAAGAAGTTGTTAATCAGGCAATCCTGTGGAATCCTGGAGAATAtg ttatATCCGCTGTGGATGTTCGTGTTTATTATGATGATTTCAGATGCTCTATGGTTGCTACTGCAGACTCCAAAACAATCTTTATCGTTAATCCTG ACACAAAAGAGGctcatacattatacatgtttgCCCAGTCTCAGCCTGTGGGCAATGAACTAAGAGACCAAATAGAAAGCTTTGGACTGAAAGATCCAGAGA TATTTCAGGTGAAAGATGTTTTAAGTGTTAGCACAGCTAAACTTATTGACAAGGAAGTATCTTCTGGATGTCCATATTACTGCATTTTGTATGCTTACATATCTCAGTTTGACATTGACCAGGAATGTGGCGGCAGCTTAAGATACAGATG CCCCAAGTGTAAGCAAAGCCTGGAAGACAGCCAACAGGTCTGCCTGAACCCGCCATGCATTGAGAGCAGCACTAGTGGTCAATTTTTAGCTCATGTCCAGTATGACATAGCTGTGACTCTGTCAGATCATTCAGGATCATTACCTAACTGTAGACTGAATAACAATGCAGCAGAAGAAATGATTGGCTTGCAG gtttttcaatatttcaacataGCCAAGTGTGTTTGTCCCACAGTGCAGAAATATCCTGGTCATGTGCACTCAAAACACCTGTCATGCTTATTGCATGGTTTCAAAATGGTccactctccggccgtacgtggggaggtctgcagcaaccagcagatggttgtggatttcctcagagcccggtttcctcccaccataatgctggcggccgtcatgtaa
- the LOC135473559 gene encoding meiosis-specific with OB domain-containing protein-like isoform X2 yields the protein MSWHGNFDDFDQFQSTSTTAQHGKQHFHPSATCYGNATNDYMAVQDLVPGTANVIVIGLVISKEEPREVICKSVSNGSRRFALSFVIRDSVTSYIAGTCWGSENYIKELTKNFHIYDVVEVYNPQIQTKLEGTDKFRPWTPSPYHLNMSEHHSIVKLYQDWDSSNYTSLQHVPIRPDNDYYPLSDIVVNGQAISGEHVNILAAVKSVGQAKDIVTKKGRQTKRCEVNLFDKTCSSFTLILWNEEVVNQAILWNPGEYVISAVDVRVYYDDFRCSMVATADSKTIFIVNPDTKEAHTLYMFAQSQPVGNELRDQIESFGLKDPEIFQVKDVLSVSTAKLIDKEVSSGCPYYCILYAYISQFDIDQECGGSLRYRCPKCKQSLEDSQQVCLNPPCIESSTSGQFLAHVQYDIAVTLSDHSGSLPNCRLNNNAAEEMIGLQVFQYFNIAKCVCPTVQKYPGHVHSKHLSCLLHGFKMVHSPAVRGEVCSNQQMVVDFLRARFPPTIMLAAVM from the exons ATGAGCTGGCATGGAAACTTTGACGACTTTGATCAGTTCCAGTCAACGTCAACAACCGCACAACATGGGAAGCAACATTTCCATCCATCCGCTACATGTTACGGGAATGCAACCAATGACTACATGGCAGTACAAGATCTAGTTCCAGGGACTGCAAATGTT ATTGTGATTGGCCTGGTGATTTCCAAGGAGGAACCTAGAGAAGTCATTTGCAAATCAG TCAGTAATGGCTCAAGGAGATTTGCCTTAAGCTTTGTAATAAGGGATTCAGTCACCTCTTACATTGCTGGAACGTGTTGGGGATCTGAGAACTATATTAAGGAGCTCACAAAAAACTTTCATATCTATGATGTtg TTGAAGTTTATAATCctcaaatacaaacaaaacttGAAGGAACTGATAAGTTTAGGCCATGGACACCAAG TCCATACCATCTTAACATGAGTGAGCACCACTCCATTGTGAAGTTGTATCAGGACTGGGATTCCTCCAACTACACCAGTCTCCAGCATGTACCCATTCGCCCAGATAATGATTATTACCCGCTAAGTGACATTGTGGTCAATGGGCAGGCCATCAGTGGAGAACATGTTAATATTCTGGCTGCAGTGAAAAGT GTTGGGCAAGCAAAAGATATCGTCACTAAAAAGGGAAGACAAACTAAAAGATGTGAAGTCAACTTGTTTGATAAGACATGTTCTTCATTTACCTTGATTtt ATGGAATGAAGAAGTTGTTAATCAGGCAATCCTGTGGAATCCTGGAGAATAtg ttatATCCGCTGTGGATGTTCGTGTTTATTATGATGATTTCAGATGCTCTATGGTTGCTACTGCAGACTCCAAAACAATCTTTATCGTTAATCCTG ACACAAAAGAGGctcatacattatacatgtttgCCCAGTCTCAGCCTGTGGGCAATGAACTAAGAGACCAAATAGAAAGCTTTGGACTGAAAGATCCAGAGA TATTTCAGGTGAAAGATGTTTTAAGTGTTAGCACAGCTAAACTTATTGACAAGGAAGTATCTTCTGGATGTCCATATTACTGCATTTTGTATGCTTACATATCTCAGTTTGACATTGACCAGGAATGTGGCGGCAGCTTAAGATACAGATG CCCCAAGTGTAAGCAAAGCCTGGAAGACAGCCAACAGGTCTGCCTGAACCCGCCATGCATTGAGAGCAGCACTAGTGGTCAATTTTTAGCTCATGTCCAGTATGACATAGCTGTGACTCTGTCAGATCATTCAGGATCATTACCTAACTGTAGACTGAATAACAATGCAGCAGAAGAAATGATTGGCTTGCAG gtttttcaatatttcaacataGCCAAGTGTGTTTGTCCCACAGTGCAGAAATATCCTGGTCATGTGCACTCAAAACACCTGTCATGCTTATTGCATGGTTTCAAAATGGTccactctccggccgtacgtggggaggtctgcagcaaccagcagatggttgtggatttcctcagagcccggtttcctcccaccataatgctggcggccgtcatgtaa
- the LOC135473559 gene encoding meiosis-specific with OB domain-containing protein-like isoform X3 → MSWHGNFDDFDQFQSTSTTAQHGKQHFHPSATCYGNATNDYMAVQDLVPGTANVIVIGLVISKEEPREVICKSAVSNGSRRFALSFVIRDSVTSYIAGTCWGSENYIKELTKNFHIYDVVEVYNPQIQTKLEGTDKFRPWTPSPYHLNMSEHHSIVKLYQDWDSSNYTSLQHVPIRPDNDYYPLSDIVVNGQAISGEHVNILAAVKSVGQAKDIVTKKGRQTKRCEVNLFDKTCSSFTLILWNEEVVNQAILWNPGEYVISAVDVRVYYDDFRCSMVATADSKTIFIVNPDTKEAHTLYMFAQSQPVGNELRDQIESFGLKDPEIFQVKDVLSVSTAKLIDKEVSSGCPYYCILYAYISQFDIDQECGGSLRYRCPKCKQSLEDSQQVCLNPPCIESSTSGQFLAHVQYDIAVTLSDHSGSLPNCRLNNNAAEEMIGLQCRNILVMCTQNTCHAYCMVSKWSTLRPYVGRSAATSRWLWISSEPGFLPP, encoded by the exons ATGAGCTGGCATGGAAACTTTGACGACTTTGATCAGTTCCAGTCAACGTCAACAACCGCACAACATGGGAAGCAACATTTCCATCCATCCGCTACATGTTACGGGAATGCAACCAATGACTACATGGCAGTACAAGATCTAGTTCCAGGGACTGCAAATGTT ATTGTGATTGGCCTGGTGATTTCCAAGGAGGAACCTAGAGAAGTCATTTGCAAATCAG CAGTCAGTAATGGCTCAAGGAGATTTGCCTTAAGCTTTGTAATAAGGGATTCAGTCACCTCTTACATTGCTGGAACGTGTTGGGGATCTGAGAACTATATTAAGGAGCTCACAAAAAACTTTCATATCTATGATGTtg TTGAAGTTTATAATCctcaaatacaaacaaaacttGAAGGAACTGATAAGTTTAGGCCATGGACACCAAG TCCATACCATCTTAACATGAGTGAGCACCACTCCATTGTGAAGTTGTATCAGGACTGGGATTCCTCCAACTACACCAGTCTCCAGCATGTACCCATTCGCCCAGATAATGATTATTACCCGCTAAGTGACATTGTGGTCAATGGGCAGGCCATCAGTGGAGAACATGTTAATATTCTGGCTGCAGTGAAAAGT GTTGGGCAAGCAAAAGATATCGTCACTAAAAAGGGAAGACAAACTAAAAGATGTGAAGTCAACTTGTTTGATAAGACATGTTCTTCATTTACCTTGATTtt ATGGAATGAAGAAGTTGTTAATCAGGCAATCCTGTGGAATCCTGGAGAATAtg ttatATCCGCTGTGGATGTTCGTGTTTATTATGATGATTTCAGATGCTCTATGGTTGCTACTGCAGACTCCAAAACAATCTTTATCGTTAATCCTG ACACAAAAGAGGctcatacattatacatgtttgCCCAGTCTCAGCCTGTGGGCAATGAACTAAGAGACCAAATAGAAAGCTTTGGACTGAAAGATCCAGAGA TATTTCAGGTGAAAGATGTTTTAAGTGTTAGCACAGCTAAACTTATTGACAAGGAAGTATCTTCTGGATGTCCATATTACTGCATTTTGTATGCTTACATATCTCAGTTTGACATTGACCAGGAATGTGGCGGCAGCTTAAGATACAGATG CCCCAAGTGTAAGCAAAGCCTGGAAGACAGCCAACAGGTCTGCCTGAACCCGCCATGCATTGAGAGCAGCACTAGTGGTCAATTTTTAGCTCATGTCCAGTATGACATAGCTGTGACTCTGTCAGATCATTCAGGATCATTACCTAACTGTAGACTGAATAACAATGCAGCAGAAGAAATGATTGGCTTGCAG TGCAGAAATATCCTGGTCATGTGCACTCAAAACACCTGTCATGCTTATTGCATGGTTTCAAAATGGTccactctccggccgtacgtggggaggtctgcagcaaccagcagatggttgtggatttcctcagagcccggtttcctcccaccataa